The Campylobacter concisus genome has a window encoding:
- a CDS encoding isochorismatase family protein yields the protein MTIENELKEFKNSLQTLDLREISKHGTQNVAFISVDMIEAFAGTGALASQRVGAISQGIAKLFSTAYKDLDFKNFILIEDRHTKDSKEFESFLPHALLGTSETETIEEIKKLSFFKEIKTFYKNSLSIAFNKEFNNFLDQNPQLDTFIVTGNCTDMCVYQCVSYLKLRANEYNQEARVIVPFNLTQTYDVPGHNGDFYHEVFSMHMKLALGADVVKDIKF from the coding sequence ATGACAATAGAAAATGAGCTTAAAGAGTTTAAGAATTCACTTCAAACGCTTGATCTAAGAGAAATTTCAAAGCACGGTACGCAAAATGTGGCATTTATAAGCGTTGACATGATAGAGGCCTTTGCAGGAACTGGTGCACTTGCTAGTCAAAGAGTGGGTGCTATTTCACAAGGCATAGCAAAACTTTTTAGCACAGCCTACAAAGATCTTGACTTTAAGAATTTTATCCTCATAGAAGATAGACACACGAAAGATTCAAAAGAATTTGAATCATTTTTACCTCACGCACTCTTGGGCACAAGCGAAACAGAAACGATCGAAGAGATAAAAAAGCTAAGCTTTTTTAAAGAGATAAAAACCTTTTACAAAAATTCTTTAAGCATAGCGTTCAATAAAGAATTTAATAACTTTCTAGATCAAAACCCGCAACTTGACACTTTTATAGTCACTGGAAACTGCACTGATATGTGCGTCTATCAATGCGTTAGCTACCTAAAACTAAGAGCAAACGAGTACAACCAAGAAGCAAGAGTTATCGTGCCATTTAATCTTACTCAAACCTACGATGTGCCAGGACACAATGGCGACTTTTACCATGAGGTCTTTTCTATGCATATGAAACTTGCACTTGGCGCAGATGTGGTAAAAGATATTAAATTTTAG
- a CDS encoding RNA recognition motif domain-containing protein, with the protein MNIYVGNLSYRTTEAELKEAFAQFGEVRRAKIVKDRETDRSKGFGFVEMDDANEGQKAIDALNEKELGGRTLRVNEARPRD; encoded by the coding sequence GTGAACATTTATGTAGGAAATTTGTCGTATAGAACGACAGAGGCAGAGTTGAAGGAAGCTTTTGCACAATTTGGTGAAGTAAGGCGCGCAAAAATCGTAAAAGATAGAGAGACAGACCGCTCAAAGGGCTTTGGCTTTGTTGAAATGGACGACGCGAACGAGGGCCAAAAGGCGATCGACGCACTAAATGAAAAAGAACTTGGCGGACGCACTTTAAGAGTAAATGAGGCTAGACCAAGGGATTAA
- a CDS encoding DUF6882 domain-containing protein: protein MFDIFRKKSHFLDELGIDKSNWSELFSACLGRAMLLQKRLFKQVVEASKWQADFESGKICFDKQEFDMQFIGSESFSSNTWLWGYENVNGFDERLLSLANRAREFGEKFGHEAFSTAQFELDETVNGHTLSMVACVALGEELSYYRIDYDGGAAYVAFRAEAIFKEPVLASEVVSVVNECISAYELDHKLFIKGLLLGCEINFSENKDEIVAKFKDKLSFKFDDLNRLVNISGVI, encoded by the coding sequence ATGTTTGATATTTTTAGAAAAAAGAGCCATTTTTTAGACGAGCTTGGCATAGATAAAAGTAACTGGAGTGAGCTTTTTAGCGCTTGCCTTGGCAGAGCGATGCTACTTCAAAAACGGCTTTTTAAGCAAGTGGTTGAGGCTAGTAAGTGGCAAGCTGACTTTGAAAGCGGCAAAATTTGCTTTGACAAGCAGGAGTTTGATATGCAGTTTATCGGCTCTGAGAGCTTTTCGTCTAACACTTGGCTTTGGGGCTATGAAAATGTAAATGGCTTTGATGAGCGCTTGCTTAGCCTTGCAAATAGAGCGCGTGAGTTTGGCGAGAAATTTGGGCATGAAGCGTTTAGCACGGCGCAGTTTGAGCTGGACGAAACTGTAAATGGTCATACGCTCAGCATGGTCGCTTGCGTGGCGCTTGGCGAGGAGCTAAGCTATTATAGGATCGATTACGACGGAGGTGCTGCATACGTGGCATTTAGGGCGGAGGCTATCTTTAAAGAGCCAGTTTTAGCAAGCGAAGTAGTAAGCGTAGTAAATGAGTGCATAAGCGCCTATGAGCTAGACCACAAGCTTTTTATAAAAGGACTTTTGCTGGGCTGCGAGATAAATTTTAGCGAAAACAAAGATGAGATAGTAGCTAAGTTTAAAGATAAACTTAGCTTTAAATTTGATGATCTTAATAGGCTCGTAAATATTTCAGGTGTGATCTAA
- a CDS encoding DUF234 domain-containing protein — MLQSQDKGVSIKALKSTFERMKHLDIHELIKFHLVFDEFDLKRSYYDVFEAIETEILNDFLALMPKFYFESDTNDAIKSALIKLARSDRKKFSVNKILPQNLASKVYAKLFEKNFLLLEKSREIPLKRTKRQALKKRDRGYKVEDKIHFNSHFSRFWFRFIEPNLKILKEGKKDEILALIKSEFDEYASLGFEILCGELMAKKFLIDGIFLSSFWSRDVELDMLLSIDGKIIVGEAKYKERKVCKNVLNLLLKKCEKLNITPDIIALFSKSGFSSELRNLKDERLRLYEMSDFEELLK; from the coding sequence ATGCTACAATCCCAAGACAAAGGAGTCAGCATAAAAGCCCTAAAATCAACATTTGAGCGGATGAAGCACCTTGATATACATGAACTTATCAAATTTCATCTTGTCTTTGATGAGTTTGATTTAAAACGTTCATATTATGATGTTTTTGAAGCGATCGAGACTGAAATTTTAAACGACTTCTTAGCTTTAATGCCAAAATTTTACTTCGAATCTGACACAAACGACGCTATAAAATCAGCTCTCATAAAACTTGCAAGAAGTGATAGAAAAAAATTTAGTGTGAATAAAATTTTGCCTCAAAATTTAGCGAGTAAAGTCTATGCAAAATTATTTGAAAAAAATTTTTTACTGCTTGAAAAGAGTAGAGAAATCCCATTAAAAAGAACAAAACGCCAAGCTCTAAAAAAACGAGACAGAGGGTATAAAGTGGAAGACAAGATCCACTTTAATAGCCATTTTTCAAGGTTTTGGTTTAGGTTTATCGAGCCAAATTTAAAGATACTTAAAGAGGGTAAAAAAGATGAAATTTTAGCCCTCATAAAAAGTGAATTTGACGAATACGCAAGTCTTGGATTTGAAATTTTATGTGGTGAGCTTATGGCGAAGAAATTTTTAATAGATGGCATATTTTTAAGCAGTTTCTGGAGCAGAGATGTTGAACTTGATATGCTACTAAGTATCGATGGTAAAATCATTGTCGGAGAGGCAAAATACAAAGAGCGAAAAGTGTGCAAAAACGTGTTAAATTTGCTTTTAAAAAAATGTGAAAAGCTAAATATCACACCTGATATAATTGCACTTTTTTCAAAGAGTGGATTTAGCAGCGAGCTAAGAAATTTAAAAGATGAACGGCTAAGACTTTATGAAATGAGCGATTTTGAGGAGCTTTTAAAATGA
- the dnaE gene encoding DNA polymerase III subunit alpha, whose amino-acid sequence MSENSGFTHLHLHTEYSLLDGANKIEELAHMLHDRGDTAAAITDHGNMFGAIDFYKKMKKNGIKPLIGIEAYVHNGEQLDDKSTKQRFHLILIAKNETGYKNLMYLSSMSYIEGFYYYPRINKKILKEHSEGLVCSSACLQGEVSWHLNLSERNVKFGAKGYERAKEVALEYKEIFGDDFYLEIMRHGIGDQRRIDDDILRIAKETGIKVIATNDTHYTFKERAAAHEVFMCIAMNKTLDDPNRLRHSVHEFFVKSKEQMNELFLDIPEVIENTQEIVDKCNLEIKLGNPTPPNFKFTLECAKERNLTLPEPENRYSFKNDAVFFEHECRKGLEERLKFVPENLHEEYRKRLEIEIGIINKMNFPGYMMIVWDFINEAKRRGVPVGPGRGSAAGSLVAYSLKITDLDPIPYNLLFERFLNPERVSMPDIDVDFCQSRRGEIIDYVTQKYGKFNVAGVITFGKLLAKGVIRDVARVCDMPYAEADAMAKLIPDELNITLKDAYEKEPKIAELISQNPKAAKIWKFALDLEGLNRNAGQHAAGVVISNEELWNKTPLFRQPNSPEDRFVTQYSLKYLEDVDLIKFDFLGLKTLTVIDNAIKLVKQRTGKDIIWEQVDKNDSGVYKMIQSGQAIGIFQIEGEGMRKLGTSLRPDCFEDIVAMLALYRPGPMESGMLDDFVKRKHGEAAITYAFKELEPILAPTYGVIVYQEQVMQIVQAIGGFSLGGADLVRRAMGKKIKEEMDRLKGEFVKGAEAKGLNGQKADDLFELIVKFAGYGFNKSHSAAYAYVTFQTAYLKAYYPAEFMAALLTSEESNVDKIVRYIDEIKRINIDTLPPSINKSTKEFSVVKNEGHDGIIFGLGAIKGVGGAAIENIIAERDAKGEFKSMDDFVSRIDPFKVNKKVFESLIKAGCFDEFGFSRKMLLQNVENIVEACKNAAQIRKNAAESLFGEDDSMNDVKINFVTIDDEFDIKQILKFEQESVGIYLSGHPLDDYKDEINKIKYTLSSEFETLPQSAEILVVGKIEDFSTRITKSGKKMGTINVLDFHGNIEIAVFERELGNIEDIVKDEAKRDLPYAFRINISRDDQFVRTNLNEVYSLEDAQNLDFKTRKLKQNSKFSKNDEASAPQKVREYAELEVLLSLSELSRQKLEQIYSLVFSKNAPNNQKRLILKIKNEATGEIFIYKTEFIISDDVGEEIEKLAASA is encoded by the coding sequence ATGAGTGAAAATTCTGGCTTTACACACCTACATTTACACACCGAATACTCCCTACTAGACGGAGCTAACAAGATAGAAGAGCTAGCTCACATGCTCCATGACAGAGGCGACACAGCAGCAGCGATCACGGATCACGGCAACATGTTTGGCGCGATTGATTTTTACAAAAAGATGAAAAAAAATGGTATAAAACCGCTAATTGGCATCGAGGCTTACGTGCATAACGGCGAGCAGCTTGACGATAAGAGCACCAAACAGCGCTTTCACCTCATATTAATCGCCAAAAACGAGACTGGCTACAAAAATTTGATGTATCTTAGCTCCATGAGCTACATCGAGGGCTTTTACTACTATCCTCGTATCAATAAAAAAATCTTAAAAGAGCATAGCGAGGGGCTAGTTTGTAGCTCTGCTTGCTTGCAGGGAGAGGTTAGCTGGCATCTAAATTTAAGCGAGCGTAACGTTAAATTTGGCGCTAAAGGCTACGAGAGGGCAAAAGAGGTCGCGCTTGAGTATAAAGAAATTTTTGGAGATGACTTTTACCTTGAGATCATGCGCCACGGCATCGGCGATCAAAGGCGCATAGACGATGACATTTTGCGTATCGCAAAAGAGACTGGCATCAAGGTCATCGCCACAAACGACACCCACTACACTTTTAAAGAAAGAGCCGCTGCGCACGAGGTTTTCATGTGCATCGCGATGAACAAAACCTTAGATGATCCAAACCGACTTCGTCACAGCGTCCATGAGTTTTTTGTCAAAAGCAAAGAGCAGATGAACGAGCTATTTTTAGACATCCCTGAAGTGATAGAAAACACCCAAGAGATCGTGGATAAGTGCAACCTTGAGATCAAGCTTGGCAACCCAACTCCGCCAAATTTTAAATTTACTCTTGAGTGCGCTAAGGAGAGAAATTTGACCCTCCCAGAGCCAGAAAACAGATATAGCTTCAAAAATGACGCTGTTTTTTTCGAGCATGAGTGTAGAAAGGGTCTTGAAGAGAGGCTGAAATTTGTCCCTGAAAATTTACACGAAGAGTATAGAAAGCGCCTTGAGATAGAGATCGGCATCATCAATAAGATGAATTTCCCAGGATATATGATGATCGTTTGGGACTTCATCAACGAGGCCAAGCGCAGAGGCGTGCCAGTTGGCCCAGGACGTGGCTCTGCGGCTGGTAGTTTGGTCGCTTACTCGCTAAAGATAACCGACCTTGATCCTATCCCATACAACCTGCTTTTTGAGAGATTTCTAAACCCAGAGCGCGTTAGCATGCCAGATATCGACGTGGATTTTTGTCAAAGTAGACGTGGCGAGATCATCGACTACGTCACGCAAAAATACGGCAAATTTAACGTTGCTGGCGTTATTACATTTGGTAAATTGCTCGCAAAAGGTGTCATTAGGGATGTCGCTAGAGTCTGCGACATGCCTTATGCGGAGGCTGATGCGATGGCAAAGCTTATCCCTGATGAGCTTAACATCACGCTAAAAGACGCCTACGAGAAAGAGCCAAAGATAGCTGAGCTAATAAGTCAAAATCCAAAGGCGGCTAAAATTTGGAAATTTGCCCTTGATCTTGAGGGGCTAAACAGAAACGCTGGTCAGCACGCAGCGGGTGTTGTCATCTCAAACGAAGAGCTTTGGAACAAAACCCCGCTATTTCGCCAACCAAACAGCCCAGAAGATCGCTTTGTCACGCAGTATAGCCTGAAGTACCTTGAAGACGTTGATTTAATAAAATTTGACTTTCTTGGCCTTAAGACGCTAACGGTTATCGACAATGCGATAAAGCTCGTTAAACAGCGCACTGGCAAGGATATCATCTGGGAGCAGGTCGATAAAAACGACTCTGGCGTTTATAAGATGATACAAAGTGGCCAAGCCATCGGTATCTTCCAGATAGAGGGCGAGGGCATGAGAAAGCTAGGAACTAGCCTGCGCCCAGACTGCTTTGAGGATATCGTCGCGATGCTAGCACTCTACCGCCCAGGACCGATGGAGAGTGGTATGCTTGATGACTTCGTCAAGAGAAAACATGGCGAAGCGGCGATCACATACGCATTTAAGGAGCTTGAGCCGATCCTTGCGCCAACATACGGCGTCATCGTCTATCAAGAGCAAGTCATGCAGATCGTGCAGGCCATAGGCGGCTTTAGCCTTGGCGGGGCGGACCTTGTGCGCCGTGCGATGGGTAAAAAGATCAAAGAGGAGATGGACAGGCTAAAGGGCGAGTTTGTAAAAGGTGCTGAAGCCAAAGGGCTAAATGGACAAAAAGCGGACGATCTTTTTGAGCTGATCGTTAAATTTGCAGGATATGGCTTTAACAAGTCTCACTCCGCAGCATACGCTTATGTCACGTTTCAGACGGCGTATCTGAAGGCTTACTATCCGGCTGAATTTATGGCGGCACTTCTAACAAGCGAGGAGAGTAACGTCGATAAGATCGTTCGCTACATCGATGAGATAAAACGCATAAACATCGATACTTTGCCACCATCTATCAACAAATCAACCAAAGAATTTAGCGTCGTTAAAAATGAGGGTCACGATGGCATTATCTTTGGGCTTGGCGCGATTAAAGGCGTTGGTGGAGCGGCAATTGAGAACATCATCGCTGAGCGCGACGCAAAGGGCGAGTTTAAGAGCATGGACGACTTTGTCTCAAGGATCGATCCATTTAAGGTCAATAAAAAGGTCTTTGAAAGCCTTATAAAAGCTGGCTGCTTCGATGAGTTTGGCTTTAGTCGTAAGATGCTTTTACAAAATGTAGAAAATATCGTAGAAGCTTGCAAAAATGCAGCTCAGATACGTAAAAATGCGGCCGAGAGCCTCTTTGGCGAAGATGATAGCATGAATGATGTGAAGATAAATTTCGTCACTATAGATGATGAATTTGACATTAAACAGATCTTGAAATTTGAGCAAGAGAGCGTTGGCATCTACCTCTCAGGTCACCCGCTTGATGACTATAAGGACGAGATAAATAAGATCAAATACACGCTAAGCTCGGAGTTTGAGACCTTGCCGCAAAGTGCTGAAATTTTGGTGGTTGGCAAGATCGAGGACTTTAGCACGAGGATCACAAAAAGCGGTAAAAAAATGGGCACTATAAATGTGCTGGACTTTCACGGCAACATCGAGATCGCCGTCTTTGAAAGGGAGCTTGGCAACATCGAAGATATCGTAAAAGACGAGGCAAAACGCGATCTGCCTTATGCATTTAGGATAAATATCTCGCGCGACGATCAGTTTGTTAGGACAAATTTAAACGAGGTTTATAGCCTAGAAGATGCGCAAAATTTAGACTTTAAGACTAGAAAGCTAAAACAAAACTCTAAATTTAGCAAAAATGACGAGGCGAGCGCCCCTCAAAAAGTAAGAGAGTATGCCGAGCTAGAGGTGCTTTTAAGCCTTAGTGAGCTTAGCAGGCAAAAGCTGGAGCAAATTTACTCGCTAGTTTTTAGCAAAAATGCTCCAAATAATCAAAAACGGCTAATCTTGAAGATAAAAAATGAAGCAACTGGTGAAATTTTCATCTATAAGACTGAGTTTATCATAAGCGACGATGTGGGCGAAGAGATAGAAAAGCTCGCTGCATCGGCGTAA
- a CDS encoding sensor histidine kinase, translated as MNEHDIQAGLKSLIEQTYLIENEYKNLTSSYMSLQNFIKDIVEILPNAIWVFDEKDEIFLQNSEAVRLGKIFQEIPKKEGEISIDGQIYLFKTNSKDNKLIISATNITAEKRTERLASMGQVAAHLAHEIRNPVGSISLLASTLLKRADERTLPIVNQIQKATWRVERIIKATLLFTKGLNINARIFDFSQLKKECEEAINFYDYSKEIKFSLNFPKGEYKGDLDLLAIVFQNILFNAIDAIEESDDDEGEIVLSYEKTPNEHKFIIYDSGEPIKDEAIIFEPFKSSKLKGNGLGLHLCLQIVQAHNGSIEITLNPKTFCINLPIKE; from the coding sequence ATGAACGAGCACGATATTCAAGCTGGCTTAAAAAGCCTGATAGAACAGACCTATTTGATAGAAAATGAGTATAAAAATTTAACCTCATCTTATATGAGTTTGCAAAATTTCATAAAAGATATCGTAGAAATTTTACCAAACGCCATCTGGGTGTTTGACGAAAAAGATGAAATTTTCCTGCAAAACTCAGAAGCTGTAAGACTTGGCAAGATTTTTCAAGAGATCCCAAAAAAGGAGGGCGAGATCAGCATCGATGGGCAAATTTATCTTTTTAAAACAAATTCTAAAGATAATAAGCTCATTATATCTGCCACAAATATAACCGCCGAAAAACGTACAGAGCGTCTAGCGTCGATGGGACAAGTGGCAGCTCACTTAGCTCATGAGATAAGAAATCCAGTTGGTTCCATATCTCTTTTGGCCTCAACATTGCTTAAGAGGGCAGATGAACGCACTCTACCTATCGTAAATCAAATACAAAAGGCCACATGGCGAGTTGAGCGCATCATAAAAGCAACTCTACTTTTCACAAAAGGACTTAACATAAATGCACGAATTTTTGACTTTTCTCAGCTAAAAAAAGAGTGTGAGGAAGCAATAAATTTTTATGATTATTCTAAAGAGATAAAATTTAGTCTAAATTTTCCAAAAGGCGAATATAAGGGTGATCTTGACCTATTAGCCATCGTCTTTCAAAACATCTTATTTAACGCCATTGATGCTATCGAAGAAAGTGACGACGACGAAGGCGAGATCGTTTTAAGCTACGAAAAGACACCAAATGAGCATAAATTTATTATTTATGATAGCGGCGAGCCTATCAAAGATGAAGCCATTATATTTGAACCATTTAAAAGCAGTAAGCTAAAAGGCAATGGCCTTGGCCTACACCTTTGCTTGCAGATCGTGCAGGCGCATAATGGCAGCATAGAGATCACATTAAATCCAAAAACATTTTGTATAAATTTACCAATCAAGGAGTAA
- a CDS encoding glutamate--tRNA ligase family protein, with protein sequence MRLDQGINDYLPPSGGIVSRIAPTPSGYLHAGNAYNFILTYLLTRSLGGVLHLRIDDYDLGRYRREFVQNIFDMLEFLGLDYDKGAKNVSDFEQNFSFKTRAKRYENALEKLDKIYICECTRATKDAYENGIYTKICKDKKLNFTKDKTAIRLSVDENDELGRQVAAQMGDFVIYKKDFTPAYNFASVIDDEDMGVNLVVRGEDLLPCTLAQRYLAKRLNFSFLNAKFIHHKLLLDGAKKLSKSSKSPPIDLSQNPKIYYKMLANDLGLNLNSSDKISNLLYEFKFKNMAEKLMGSKI encoded by the coding sequence ATGAGGCTAGACCAAGGGATTAATGACTATTTGCCACCATCTGGTGGCATAGTCTCTCGCATAGCTCCGACGCCAAGCGGCTATCTACACGCTGGCAACGCCTACAACTTCATCTTGACTTATCTTCTGACGCGCTCACTGGGCGGCGTTTTGCACTTAAGGATTGATGATTATGACCTTGGCAGATACCGGCGCGAATTTGTTCAAAATATCTTTGACATGTTAGAATTTCTGGGGCTAGATTACGACAAAGGTGCTAAAAACGTTAGCGACTTTGAGCAAAATTTTAGCTTCAAAACAAGAGCCAAAAGATATGAAAACGCACTTGAAAAGCTAGATAAAATTTACATTTGTGAATGCACAAGAGCTACCAAAGATGCCTATGAAAACGGCATTTACACTAAAATTTGCAAAGATAAAAAGCTAAATTTTACAAAAGATAAAACCGCTATCAGGCTAAGTGTCGATGAAAATGACGAGCTTGGCAGGCAAGTGGCAGCGCAGATGGGTGATTTTGTCATTTATAAAAAGGATTTTACTCCAGCTTACAACTTTGCAAGCGTCATTGACGATGAGGATATGGGGGTAAATTTGGTCGTTAGAGGCGAGGACTTGCTACCTTGTACGCTAGCTCAAAGATACCTTGCAAAAAGGCTAAATTTTAGCTTTTTAAATGCTAAATTTATCCACCACAAGCTACTTTTAGACGGAGCCAAAAAGCTTTCTAAAAGCTCCAAGTCACCACCTATTGATCTAAGCCAAAATCCTAAAATTTATTACAAAATGTTAGCAAACGATCTTGGACTAAATTTAAACTCATCGGATAAAATTTCAAACCTTTTGTATGAATTTAAGTTCAAAAATATGGCCGAGAAGCTGATGGGCTCTAAAATTTGA